AAATGGATTTGCCATCGGCGACGATTCGCATCCGGATTCCATCGAGGAACAGGACCGGCGCGACAGCGAAAATCTTTACAAGACGCTGACGGAAGAAATCATTCCGTGCTTTTTCAGGCGCGACGCGAACGGGATTCCGCGCGATTGGATTCAAAAAATCCGCCGCGCGATGGCAACGCTGGTGCCGCAATTCAACACCTGGCGCATGGTGCAGGAATATACGAAGAAGTACTACGTGAGAATGTGACGTTTTCCTCCGAGCGGGGCGCATCCCGCGGCGTTGTGCTTCGCGCGCCCATCCGGCGCGCGGGCGGTTCAATGGAATAGCAGCGGAAGAGTTCGAATCTGACGTGACACCGGACATTAAATCCCAAACACGCGAGGAATTGGAATCCCGATTCAACGGATGGAACGAGCCTGCCTATCGCGTGGACCAGGTTCTCGAATGGCTTTATGGCCGACGTGCCACGAGTTGGGAGGTCATGACAAACCTGCCGAAAATGCTCCGCGACAAAATGCGCGAGAGCTATTCATTGCGGGCGTTGGGGTTGGTCCGAAAGCAAGGCGCCCGTGACACCACGCAAAAATTCCTTTGGCGCCTGGGCGACGGGTCGTTGATCGAGAGCGTGCTGATTCCAGCCAATCCCGCGTTCTACGGCGAGGCGAGCGACCGGCACACGCTCTGTGTGTCCACGCAGGTGGGTTGCGCCTACGGCTGCAAGTTTTGCGCGAGCGGGCTGGAGGGGTGGAAACGGAATCTGGAGGTTGAGGAAATCGTGGAACAGGTACTGGCGGTGGAGCGATGGCACGAATCGTCCTCATCCTCGAATTCCGCCGGCACCCCGATCGCGATTACGAGCATGACGGCGAGACCGAGGCTGGTTGACAATCTCGTGATCATGGGAATGGGCGAGCCGCTGGCCAATTACGACCGGCTGCTCAAGGCGCTGAGGATTTTGAACGCGGCGTGGGGCGGGGGAATCGGCGCGCGGAAGATCACCATCTCCACCAGCGGGCTGGTCCCGCAAATCCGCAAACTGGCGGACGAGCCGCTGCAGTTTCGGCTGGCCATTTCTCTTCATGGCGCGACCGACGAAGTGCGCGGGAACATCATGCCGATCAACCGCAAATATCCATTGAGCGAGCTTACGGCCGCCTGCGAGTATTATCAGCGAAAGAAGGGCAAAATAATCACCCTGGAATATATTTTGATCGCGGGCATCAACGACAG
Above is a genomic segment from Candidatus Angelobacter sp. containing:
- the rlmN gene encoding 23S rRNA (adenine(2503)-C(2))-methyltransferase RlmN, with the protein product MTPDIKSQTREELESRFNGWNEPAYRVDQVLEWLYGRRATSWEVMTNLPKMLRDKMRESYSLRALGLVRKQGARDTTQKFLWRLGDGSLIESVLIPANPAFYGEASDRHTLCVSTQVGCAYGCKFCASGLEGWKRNLEVEEIVEQVLAVERWHESSSSSNSAGTPIAITSMTARPRLVDNLVIMGMGEPLANYDRLLKALRILNAAWGGGIGARKITISTSGLVPQIRKLADEPLQFRLAISLHGATDEVRGNIMPINRKYPLSELTAACEYYQRKKGKIITLEYILIAGINDSPDQIKPLAALAHRLGAKVNLIPYNRVEGLPWERPGEAAQQAFLDALEKLKVAATLRREKGHDIDAACGQLRFKTERELSSR